A single Blastocatellia bacterium DNA region contains:
- a CDS encoding SDR family oxidoreductase, with product MATYLVTGGAGFIGGHLVEELVRRGEQVRVLDNLWEGKMENLAAVADRIEFMKEDLRDEDAVRRAVQGVDIVFHQAALHSVPQSVEDPISSNEVNITGTLLLLRAAHQAGVKRVVYASSSSVYGDSEEEVQSEAHLPTPVSPYGVTKIANEYYARVYTKTYGLETVGLRYFNVFGPRQDPASEYAAVIPRFILRALQDEPLEIHGDGLQSRDFTYVSNVVDMNLLVATAPDVAGQSFNVGCGQSYQVLQIKGYLEKVLGKPLKSYHTAPRPGDARYTRADMRRAEQQLGYRPNVSFEEGLRRTVDYFRQQLGL from the coding sequence ATGGCAACATATTTAGTCACCGGCGGCGCCGGCTTTATTGGTGGGCATCTGGTCGAAGAATTGGTTAGGCGCGGTGAGCAGGTTCGCGTGTTAGATAATCTCTGGGAAGGGAAGATGGAGAATCTGGCCGCGGTGGCCGACCGCATTGAATTTATGAAAGAGGACCTGCGCGACGAAGACGCAGTGCGCCGGGCTGTGCAGGGCGTGGATATTGTCTTTCATCAAGCGGCGTTGCATTCGGTTCCTCAGTCAGTTGAAGACCCGATTTCCAGCAACGAGGTCAATATCACCGGCACGTTGTTACTGCTCCGAGCTGCTCACCAGGCCGGCGTCAAGCGTGTGGTCTATGCTTCGTCCTCGTCCGTCTATGGCGACAGTGAAGAAGAAGTCCAGTCAGAAGCCCATCTGCCGACGCCCGTTTCGCCCTATGGCGTTACCAAGATTGCCAATGAGTATTATGCCCGCGTCTATACAAAAACCTATGGGTTGGAGACGGTGGGGCTGCGCTATTTCAACGTGTTCGGCCCGCGGCAAGACCCAGCGTCCGAGTATGCCGCTGTGATTCCTCGCTTCATCTTGCGAGCCTTGCAGGATGAGCCGCTGGAAATTCACGGCGATGGGTTACAGTCGCGGGATTTCACCTATGTCAGTAACGTGGTTGATATGAATTTGCTGGTTGCGACGGCTCCTGATGTGGCCGGCCAGTCGTTTAATGTCGGTTGCGGCCAGTCCTATCAAGTGCTCCAGATCAAGGGCTACTTGGAAAAAGTGCTGGGCAAGCCGCTGAAGTCTTATCATACGGCGCCGCGTCCGGGTGATGCGCGCTACACACGCGCCGATATGCGACGAGCAGAGCAACAGCTTGGATACCGGCCCAACGTCAGTTTTGAAGAAGGTCTTCGCCGAACGGTTGACTATTTTCGCCAACAGCTCGGTCTGTAG